Proteins encoded together in one Halothermothrix orenii H 168 window:
- a CDS encoding HlyD family efflux transporter periplasmic adaptor subunit — protein sequence MPEKIYYLDQKKYKRNKSPVRKYNKIIIVILLLTGFIYLLTNDRIQMMEVRYGQIIDGFSSKAVIIRDEKLFFSPVSGRVILKQQEGSRVSSGQKIAVIKTGEGEITIFNHTSGLVSYATDGLENRFNVKFIDNIKPSLFNNFQRDYNQLVNGDYINKGQPLYRIINNSLVFLVVKTDRNEINRYQIHEVVFIRWNKLNTGLIKGRVIDKIIYDDGSYLVVELNRFVREWLNMRSVQIDFIKNIYRGIVIPRDAIFTQPEGEGVLVCTPEGDFIFRTVKVLDGTSKRVVVEGIEVGDKVVINPEVINYGWEVE from the coding sequence ATGCCTGAAAAAATATATTACCTTGATCAGAAAAAATATAAAAGAAATAAATCCCCTGTCAGGAAATATAATAAGATTATAATTGTTATTTTGTTATTAACAGGATTTATTTATCTCCTTACCAATGATCGTATCCAGATGATGGAGGTAAGATATGGTCAAATTATAGACGGTTTTTCTTCAAAGGCTGTAATTATAAGAGATGAGAAGTTATTTTTCTCTCCGGTTAGTGGACGGGTTATACTAAAACAACAGGAAGGAAGCCGGGTCAGTAGTGGTCAAAAAATAGCTGTAATTAAAACTGGAGAAGGGGAAATAACGATTTTTAACCATACATCGGGTTTAGTCAGTTATGCTACAGACGGTCTTGAGAATCGTTTCAATGTTAAATTTATAGACAATATTAAACCATCTTTATTTAATAACTTTCAAAGAGATTATAACCAGCTTGTTAATGGTGATTATATAAATAAGGGACAGCCTTTATACAGGATTATTAATAATTCCCTTGTATTTCTGGTTGTAAAGACTGATAGAAATGAAATTAATCGTTACCAAATTCATGAGGTTGTTTTTATAAGATGGAATAAGCTGAATACCGGTTTAATAAAAGGCAGGGTTATTGATAAAATAATATATGATGATGGTAGTTACCTTGTAGTTGAACTTAATCGTTTTGTCCGGGAATGGTTAAATATGCGGTCTGTTCAGATTGATTTTATTAAAAATATATACAGGGGTATTGTAATCCCCAGAGACGCTATTTTTACCCAGCCCGAAGGTGAAGGTGTTCTGGTATGTACTCCTGAGGGTGATTTTATATTTAGAACGGTAAAAGTACTGGATGGTACCAGTAAAAGGGTTGTTGTGGAAGGTATAGAAGTCGGAGATAAAGTTGTAATTAACCCTGAGGTAATTAATTACGGCTGGGAGGTGGAGTAA
- a CDS encoding YggS family pyridoxal phosphate-dependent enzyme — protein sequence MVTKDLQTRLEEINKRIDDATRRSGRKDKVKLLPVSKGQSPEKIKYFQRQGFTIFGESRVQELREKDEKLDGVEWHFIGHLQRNKVKYLMRMENCTLIHSLDSWRLARTIDKRARKNNRKIPVLVQVNVARDPNKFGIEPSEVKDFVYEVSKLENIRVEGLMTIVPYSENPEEARPYFKQMNNLKNMLCDKGFNVKELSMGMSNDFEVAIEEGATIIRIGTKLFGERVYN from the coding sequence GTGGTTACCAAAGACTTACAAACAAGGCTGGAAGAGATTAATAAGAGAATCGATGATGCCACCCGCAGATCCGGTAGAAAGGATAAAGTTAAACTTTTACCTGTTAGCAAAGGACAATCCCCTGAAAAAATTAAATATTTTCAGAGACAGGGATTTACTATATTTGGAGAAAGCAGGGTTCAGGAATTAAGGGAGAAAGATGAGAAACTAGATGGAGTTGAGTGGCACTTTATTGGTCATTTGCAGCGTAATAAAGTAAAATATTTAATGAGGATGGAAAACTGTACCTTAATACATTCTCTGGATAGCTGGCGCCTGGCCAGGACAATAGATAAAAGGGCCAGAAAAAATAACAGGAAGATACCTGTCCTGGTGCAGGTTAATGTTGCCCGTGATCCCAATAAATTTGGTATTGAGCCTTCAGAAGTAAAGGATTTTGTTTATGAGGTATCTAAATTAGAAAACATAAGAGTAGAGGGATTAATGACCATAGTTCCTTATTCTGAAAACCCTGAAGAAGCCAGGCCATATTTTAAACAAATGAATAACCTGAAAAACATGTTATGTGATAAAGGTTTTAATGTAAAAGAGCTGTCAATGGGGATGTCTAATGATTTTGAAGTAGCCATAGAGGAAGGGGCTACCATAATAAGAATAGGTACAAAATTATTTGGTGAAAGGGTATACAATTAA
- a CDS encoding cell division protein SepF — translation MGVKSFWDNFLDFFGLNEELVETEDENHLHSSQKIVSIHRTKGLKVSVYHPVSIDDVKIIVDDLKNRKPVVINLEDVDLETARRIVDFISGAIYGLDGNIKKVGEAVFLITPNNISIDGDSIEDNSERSFLLS, via the coding sequence TTGGGGGTTAAGTCTTTCTGGGATAATTTTCTTGATTTTTTTGGACTAAATGAAGAGCTTGTTGAAACTGAAGATGAGAATCATCTTCATTCCAGTCAGAAGATAGTCAGTATCCACCGGACCAAAGGTTTAAAGGTATCGGTATATCATCCCGTGTCAATAGATGATGTTAAAATTATTGTAGATGATCTGAAAAATAGAAAACCGGTGGTAATAAATTTGGAAGATGTTGATCTGGAAACAGCCCGCCGCATAGTTGATTTTATCAGTGGGGCCATTTATGGCCTTGACGGTAATATTAAAAAAGTGGGTGAAGCAGTATTTTTAATAACTCCCAACAATATTAGTATTGATGGGGATTCTATTGAGGATAACAGTGAAAGGTCATTTTTGTTAAGTTGA
- a CDS encoding YggT family protein: MILVISSFLTGLINLAYELVVLLIFIRVIISWIRPTVHNSTFIKILRIIYELTEPILSPIRQLLPQGNLGIDFSPFIAIIILSLLRIILVSLVNAF, translated from the coding sequence ATGATATTGGTGATTTCATCTTTTCTAACAGGGTTAATAAACCTTGCTTATGAACTGGTAGTTTTACTTATTTTTATCAGGGTTATAATTTCCTGGATCCGACCAACAGTTCATAATAGTACATTTATTAAAATTTTAAGGATTATATATGAACTTACCGAACCAATTTTAAGTCCGATAAGACAATTGTTACCCCAGGGAAATCTGGGTATAGATTTTTCACCATTTATTGCTATTATAATTTTGTCTTTATTGAGAATTATTCTGGTAAGTCTGGTTAATGCCTTTTAA
- a CDS encoding RNA-binding protein yields MFNREKMLSHLHTAEEQNLGGQILDKIEIVVKRKSEVSTNFLNPHEQSIAEGLIKQVYDINYKIDGGYDRAERKRVTLFPDYLYPEHVKTPVCILKVEGNFKFNSVSHRDFLGAILGLGIKREMIGDILILKDFAEVVVAEEIKEYICLRLKKVHQVPVNVEELDRENVVIPAENTREFTTTVPSMRLDAVSSAGFGDSRNKISRIIKSEKVKVNWKKENNPAQTVEIGDLISIKGRGRVQIVKNEGLSHRGRVKLRLKRFL; encoded by the coding sequence ATGTTTAATCGGGAAAAAATGTTATCACATTTACACACTGCAGAGGAGCAAAACCTCGGAGGTCAGATACTGGATAAAATAGAAATAGTTGTAAAAAGGAAATCAGAGGTATCTACTAATTTTTTAAATCCCCATGAGCAAAGTATTGCAGAAGGTTTAATAAAACAGGTATATGATATAAATTACAAAATTGACGGAGGTTATGACAGGGCTGAACGGAAACGGGTTACTCTTTTTCCCGATTATCTGTATCCGGAACATGTAAAAACCCCTGTTTGTATTCTGAAAGTTGAGGGGAATTTTAAATTTAATTCTGTCAGTCACCGTGATTTTCTGGGAGCTATCCTGGGATTGGGAATTAAAAGGGAGATGATTGGAGATATCCTAATCCTTAAAGATTTTGCCGAGGTAGTTGTGGCAGAGGAGATTAAAGAATATATATGTTTAAGGTTGAAAAAAGTTCACCAGGTTCCGGTAAATGTTGAAGAATTAGACAGGGAAAATGTAGTTATTCCAGCAGAGAACACCAGGGAATTTACGACCACTGTTCCCTCGATGCGCCTGGATGCAGTCTCCAGTGCTGGCTTTGGTGATTCCCGGAATAAAATAAGTCGGATTATAAAATCTGAGAAGGTTAAGGTAAACTGGAAAAAGGAGAATAACCCTGCCCAGACTGTAGAGATTGGTGACCTTATTTCTATTAAGGGTAGAGGGAGGGTACAGATAGTTAAAAATGAAGGCCTTTCCCACCGGGGGAGGGTAAAATTAAGATTAAAAAGGTTTTTATAG
- a CDS encoding DivIVA domain-containing protein produces MRLSPLDIYNKEFKKTTFGYSQAQVDEFLDEVGRAYERVLKEVNHLKDENEKLRERLGNYENLEQDLKNMMAAIEETAKEKTKQAQKEAEMIINRARVKADNIVKDVKEQIQEEYRTLQELKESRDLFKIRFKTLLESHLKMLEEDDDQLNINEFEDKVAASEVELDE; encoded by the coding sequence GTGAGACTTTCACCACTGGATATTTATAATAAAGAGTTTAAGAAGACTACTTTTGGTTATAGCCAGGCCCAGGTTGACGAATTTCTTGACGAAGTAGGACGGGCCTATGAAAGGGTTTTAAAAGAGGTAAACCATCTCAAAGATGAAAATGAAAAATTACGGGAACGCCTCGGTAATTATGAAAACCTGGAACAGGATTTAAAGAACATGATGGCTGCTATTGAGGAGACTGCTAAAGAAAAGACAAAACAGGCCCAAAAAGAGGCTGAGATGATTATCAATAGGGCCAGGGTTAAAGCAGATAATATAGTTAAAGATGTTAAGGAGCAGATACAGGAAGAATATAGAACCCTTCAGGAACTAAAAGAGAGCCGGGATCTATTTAAAATCAGGTTTAAAACCCTGCTGGAAAGTCATCTGAAGATGCTCGAAGAAGATGATGACCAGCTGAACATAAATGAGTTTGAAGATAAGGTAGCTGCCAGTGAAGTTGAACTTGACGAATAA